Genomic window (Streptomyces sp. NBC_00078):
ATCTCCGGCAAGATGTTCGACCAGCGCTCCTACGGCACCGACCCCGGCACCGGCCTGATCGACTACGAGGCCCTGCGCGTCTCCGCCCGCGAGTTCAAGCCGCTGATCATCGTCGCCGGCTACTCCGCCTACCCCCGCCTGGTGAACTTCCGCATCATGCGCGAGATCGCCGACGAGGTCGGTGCCACGCTCATGGTGGACATGGCGCACTTCGCCGGTCTCGTCGCAGGCAAGGTCCTCACCGGTGACTTCGATCCGGTCCCGCACGCCCAGATCGTCACCACCACCACCCACAAGTCGCTGCGCGGCCCGCGCGGTGGCATGGTCCTGTGCGACGACTCCCTCAAGGACCAGGTCGACCGCGGCTGCCCGATGGTCCTCGGTGGCCCGCTCCCGCACGTCATGGCGGCCAAGGCCGTCGCTCTCGCCGAGGCCCGGCAGCCCTCCTTCCAGGACTACGCCCAGCGCATCGTCGACAACTCGCGGGCGCTCGCGGACGGCCTCATGCGCCGGGGCGCGACCCTGGTGACCGGCGGCACCGACAACCACCTCAACCTGATCGACGTCGCCACCTCCTACGGCCTCACCGGCCGCCAGGCCGAGGCGGCCCTGCTCGACTCGGGCATCGTCACCAACCGCAACGCCATCCCGGCCGACCCCAACGGCGCCTGGTACACCTCCGGCATCCGCATCGGCACCCCCGCCCTGACCACGCGTGGCCTGGGCACCGCCGAGATGGACGAGGTGGCCGGCCTGATCGACCGTGTCCTCACCACGGCCGAGCCGGGCACCACCAAGTCCGGTGCCACTTCCAAGGCCCAGCACATCCTGGACCCGAAGATCGCGGACGAGATCTCGCACCGTGCCACCGACCTCGTGGCCGGCTTCCCGCTGTACCCGGAGATCGACCTGGGCTGACTCGCGGCCCCTCCGGAGTGGCGAACGTCATGGCGAACGCTCTGGCAAACGCCCTCTTGAGTTGTCAAGGACCGGGGACTCCAAGGTCCGTGACCGTCGAAGCGCAACCCACGACGGTCAAAGATCGATGAGTTCCTGTCGTGGCTCCTCGCGCGGCGGTCCGGCTCCCGGCCGGGCCGCCGCGCGGCGTATCAGCAACGTGCCGCCGGCACCGACCACGAGCCCCACAGCCAGCCCCGGCACCGCCCACCGGGAACTGCCCCCGCGGGCCCCGGACCGGGCGGCCGCGCCGCCGGTGGGACGGGCCGCGGTCGCGCTCTCGCCGAGCCCGGCGAGCACCTTCTCCCGCTCCAGATCCACGAAGATCGAGCGCGGTGCCCGGTGCCAGCGGATGTCGTCGTCCTCGATGTCCGGCGCCGGATCGCTGCGGATCCAGGGCGTGCCGTCCGCCGCCAGCAACAGCTGGTCCTGCCGCTCGACCGCCACGTCACCGCCCGGCGCGCGGTTCGTCTGCGGATACCCTCCCACCCCCGTCAGGCCCCAGACCACGGTGAAGTCCACCGGCGGAAAGCGGCCCTCCGTCCAGGCCTCCGGCACCCGCTCCGTCCCCGTGTAGTCCGGCCTCAGCAACTGCCGGAGGTGGGCGAAGGCGGGCTGCCCCGCTTTCAGCACCGCCGTCCGGCCCGAGCCGCCCGCGATGATCATCGCCAGGTCCGGAAAGTCCCGCACCTGTGCCTGTGCCCCCGCCCGCACCTGTGCCTGTGTCTGTGCGGCGGTGTGTGTCCGGACGCCTGCTCGGGCCCGGTGCTGTGCAACCGCCGCCGCACCGCTCGGCATCCCGCTCAGGACCAGCGCTGCCGCCGTCGGCAGAAGTGCTGCAAGCCTCGCCGCCATCGACATGCTTCGGCCTGCCATCCGTTCACGAACTCCGCGCCTCCATCCACGCATGCCGTCCCCCAACCACTCGCTCCCGTCCGGCCCTCCGCGAGCCGCGTGTCACTTCTGGTACACCGCCCGACCCGCCGGGGTTCCCACCACCCGCGAACTATTACGAGGAGTCCGAGGAGTCCCAGGAGCCAGAGGACTCCGCGGACTTGAGGGCCTTGGAGGACCTCGAAGACTTCTGGGCCGACTTGTTGAGCGACTTCGCGATCTCCACAGCCCGGCCCTGTGACGCCACGCCTTCCAGCCGGAGCGTCACATCCCCGCCTCGGTCCCCGCCTCCGAGCAGGCCTCCATGGGTCCACAGCAGCGTCGGCCCGGCGGCCCGCTCTGCTCGCGTGAAGCGGTGGCCGTCCCCGTCCACGAGCCAGAAGCTCAGCAGGTGGGGGCGGGGGAACCACAGGGCGTAGTCCTGCACGCCGTCCGCCGAAGGCTCGCCGCTCAGCGCGAGCCACTCCGGCGGCTCGCGCACCGTCTTGGTGAAGCCGAGATCCAGCGAGGCCGGGAACTCGTCCAGCCGGACCGTGTGCCCGGCCGCTCGCCAGCACAGGCTCACCAGGAACCGCCCCTGCGGCTCACCGCTGACCGTCACCGTGTCCGGCACACCGAGTGCGTCCGGGACCAGCGGCTCGAAGCCGGCCCGGTGCTCGGCCTGCCCGAGTGACACGGACCTGCCGCAGCCGGGCACCTCGGCGCCGGGTGACGGCACCGCCGACGGGTCGTACCGCACCTCGACCCCGCCGAAGTCGAACCAGTCCAGGACCGCGGCCCGCACCGGGGGCGTGAGCGCGAGCACCGTCAGCAGTCCGCAGAGGGCCGCGGTCAGTGAGCGCCACCGCAGCCGCGCCCAGCGCCGGACCGTACGCAACCGCTCACGGGCACCCCGGGGCTCGGCCACCGGAACCAGCATGTGCTCGGCCAGTATCTGTCCCAGCACCCGCTCGACCATCGTCTCGGAGCCGAGGGCAGCGCCGGCCCCGTCGCCGTCGCCCGCCCCGGTCGGATCCAGTGACCTGCCCAGCGCCCGCAGTTCGTCGGGCAGCCGGGAAGCACCACTCCCGTGCTGTCGCCCGCGCGGCCCCCGGCCACCGGCGCCCTCCGGACCACGGCCGCCCTCGGCGTCGTAGCCACTCCGTCCCTCACTCACGCTCATCACCCCCTTCCCGAGGCTCGAGATCCGGCAGGAACCGGCCCAGTTTGCGCAGGGCGCGGTTGAGGCGGGACTTGACCGTCCCGCGA
Coding sequences:
- a CDS encoding glycine hydroxymethyltransferase: MPEQQPLSTESTAFRAALDVIRAVEPRVADAIGQEVHDQREMLKLIASENYASPATLLAMGNWFSDKYAEGTIGRRFYAGCRNVDTVESLAAEHAKELFGARHAYVQPHSGIDANLVAFWSVLAQRVETPALEKAGVRQVNDLSEADWAELRQAFGNQRMLGMSLDAGGHLTHGFRPNISGKMFDQRSYGTDPGTGLIDYEALRVSAREFKPLIIVAGYSAYPRLVNFRIMREIADEVGATLMVDMAHFAGLVAGKVLTGDFDPVPHAQIVTTTTHKSLRGPRGGMVLCDDSLKDQVDRGCPMVLGGPLPHVMAAKAVALAEARQPSFQDYAQRIVDNSRALADGLMRRGATLVTGGTDNHLNLIDVATSYGLTGRQAEAALLDSGIVTNRNAIPADPNGAWYTSGIRIGTPALTTRGLGTAEMDEVAGLIDRVLTTAEPGTTKSGATSKAQHILDPKIADEISHRATDLVAGFPLYPEIDLG